One Tautonia rosea genomic window, AGGGCGTTTTCGAAAATGTTGCGGAAGACCTGGACCAGGCGAAAGGGGTCGAGCCAGCATCGGGTTTCCGGCGCCTCAATCCATTCGTTGAGCGTGGCCGATTGTTCTCGGACGGTGGGTTCGAGATACGACCAAGCCTCCCTCCAGACGGTGGTCAGATCGAATCGGCCGGACTCCAGTCGGATTGGAGCTGCGTAGCTACGGACATCCTCAAAAAGATGATGAAGATGGTCCTGGGCCTGCTGGGTCCGCCGGATCAAATCAAGTGCTTCAGGTCGATCAGCGACTTTCAAGGCGAGCATTTCGAGACACGACTGACCGCGCTGCAAGGCGTTGCGACTTTCGTGAGCCAATCCGGTCACCATCTGACCGATTGCCGCAAGCCGCTCCGCCTGCAAGGCACGCTGCTGAGCCTGCTTGAGGTCGGTGATGTCATGCCCGACGGCCAGGATCGCCCCTTCTCCTTCGTAATCGTCAAGCCTTCGAGCGTTCCAGACGAGGCAACGTGAGGAACCGTCTCGAGATCGAAGCCGACATTCGAGGCCTCGGACCGACTCACCGACGCCGAGTCGGTGCATTGCCTCATCGGTCAGGGTGCGATCCTGCTCGTGGATGAGGCGATCACGGAAATTCTGACCAACCACCTCCTCGACCCGATAGCCGGTCAGGCGTTCAGCAAAGGAGCTGAAGTAGACGATGGAGCGGTCAAGCCGGGTAATGATGATGACGGCTTCAGCAGATTCGACGAGCGTCCGAAAAGCGTCCTCACTGCGACGTTTGGCGAGACGGAGGGCGCGGCGGTCGAGCGCCCGAGCGAGGCTGGCTCGGAGGGCATCGGGATCGAGGGGTTTGAGGATGTAGTCGGTGGCTCCGCCTCGCAGGGCGTCGATAGCGCCGCGAATGTCGGCCATGCCGGTGACGATGATCAGTTCCGCGTCGGGAGCGAGCGCGCGAAGCTGAAGCATGAGGGAGTCGAAGTCGGCATCGGGCAAGCGACGATCGAGGATCAAGGCCTCATAACTGGTCCATCGTTGAGCGGGACGATCGAGCGCCTCACGAGCGGTTGAGGCAGCATCGACGGCGAAGTCGTCGAGCTCAAGAATATCGCAGATGTTGGCCAGAGCATCGGCGTCGTCCTCGACGACCAGGACGCGTCTCGATCCGAGACGCCGGGCGGAGGCCGTATCCATCGCGGCAGTCACCTTGATTGAGAGGGAGTCGGTCCAACCAGGCGTTCGAGCAAGGCGATCAGGGCAGGGGAGTCGAACGGCTTATAACAGACCGCATCCGCCCCTTCGGCCAAAGCGACCTCAATCAAGGGCTCGGTCTCGGGACGGAAACCGGTAATCAGGACCGTCCGGGCGTGGGGATCAACCTCACGAACGGTCCGGAAGACCGAGCAACCGTCGGAACCGGGCAATTTCATGTCAATCAACACCGCCTGGTATCGGGCTTCCTTGAGTCGATTGACGGCTTGAATCGAGTCATGAGCGGTGCAGACCCGGATATTGCGCGACCGGAGCATGTCCCAGAGATTTTCGCAAAGGTCGAGGTCATCGTCAACGACCAGAACAATGGGTTGGCCGACGGCCTCGTTGATGAGACCGAGCAGTGCCGGAATATCAACCGGCTTGCGAAGGACTCTCCAGGTTCCCGCAGAGCGGGCGGCTGTGGCAGTATCTTCACTGGCGTAGGCGGTCAGGAGCAAGGCGACGATACCAGGATGCCGTGCTCGAAGATGGCGATAGAGGGTCACACCGTCCATACCGGGCATCTTGAAGTCGAGCACGGCGACATCATAGGGACGCTGGTTTGCCAGTTCGAGGGCGGCCTGGCCTTCGTGAGCGATATCGACTCGATACCCCAGATCGTTCAGAATGTCCGAGACATTACGGCAAGCGTCGATGTCGTCGTCAACGAGTAAGATGGCAGGTGCCGGATCGTTCATCAATCTCGATCTCCGGTCTCCAAAGCCTGGTTGAGCACCAAGGTGAAGATGCTCCCAACTCCTGGTTCGCTCGCGATTCTCAACGTGCCCCGGTTCTTGGTGAGAATCTCCCGAGAAATGGCCAGCCCCAGCCCGAGCCCTCGGGCCTTGGTCGAGAACAGCGGCTCCGTCACCCGATCGCGTAGCTCCGGAGCCATACCGATTCCCGTATCCTCGACATCGAGTTCAATACGGCCATTTTCCAACGTACGTGTCCTCACAGAGAGCGTTCCTCCATCGGCCATCGCTTCGTTCGCATTGCGAAGCAAGTTGCCGAGGACGATCTGTAACTGTGCCGGATCGACTGCCACGGTGAGCGAGGGATCGATCTCGACCTGGACGTCGACTGAGGCGTCGGGCGGGTTGGCTTCGAGGGATTCGCGGACCAGATCGATCACGGGGGTCGGCTGAGCCTCTGGAGCCGGGAGGCGGGCAAAGCTCGAGAGAGCCGTGATGACCGCATCGGCGCGATCCACCCCTCGGCCAATGCGTTGCAGGTGTTCTGCGACTTTTTCGGCCGAGGCCGATCGCGCATTTTTGAGGAAGTAGACCGAAGTCTTGACCACGTTCAGGGGGTTTCGCAGCTCGTGCGCCAGGCCTCCGGCGACCTGACCAAGGGTGGCCATGCGCTCGGCGCGTTGGAGACGGTCCTCGCTCTCAGCCTGGTAGGCATCCTGAATCAAGGCGAGGTCGAGGTCGAGCCTTCGATAGAGCGACCGAAGAGATTCAGCCAATCGCTCAAACTCTCCGGTCCAGGAGGATCGCAAGACTCGGCACATGGCAGAACGGAGCCGAGCCATGGCGGCGATCACGAAGAGCGGATCGAGTCCAATCTCGGCATGACGACGACCAATGCGCCAGCATCGCTGAGCATATTCGTCGTCGGGAGGAGTTCGGAACAAATCGTCCAGCCACTGATGTAACGTGGCTTTCAGGCGGGCGACCTGCTCTTCTCCTCCGGTGATGACCGAGGAAGCGCCGGGATGCCGCTGGATTTCTGCATAAAAATCCGCAATCAAGGCGGGGAAGTGAGGCGTGATGATCGGCTGCAGTCCGACCAACCGCTCAAAGTCGTTTTGTTCGTCCCAGTCGAGATACCGCTTCACATCGCGGTGTCTTGAGAGAATCCGATCCGTGTCTCCCATTCGAGGAGCTCCGCCCCAATCCCTTCACCAATCGAGCTGATCACTCACGCACGACACCAATCGCGTCACCATTGGTCGCGAGGCTCAGGTCGAATCACTCACACTCCAACCGATTCGTAAGAAAAGCCATGCTAGAGACAGTTCTCTCCGCCTGGCAAGCCCCCACAACGGTTAGGTCATCGAAACAGAGGCGAAATCCGAATCCTTCTGGACTGATTGTGAGCCCTGTCAATGCATCGCCATCTCCCCGATTCCTGATTCCTCAAAGTGCTTGGATCCGGGAAATCTCTCCCGAAATTCTCAAGAGACACCTGCGTCGCTGGTCGAGATCAGAAGATCGGCGTTACCGGTGTTGCCTTGCTATTCGTTGTTTTCCTGGCCGACTAACAGTTTCCAACTTTTCCAAGCGCGTCAATCATTCCTTGTGATTACAATTCGAAATGATTGGCGTTGCTGCGAGAAGAAAAGAGCCCACTGAATAGTCCCTGGCCAGCTTTGTTC contains:
- a CDS encoding hybrid sensor histidine kinase/response regulator is translated as MDTASARRLGSRRVLVVEDDADALANICDILELDDFAVDAASTAREALDRPAQRWTSYEALILDRRLPDADFDSLMLQLRALAPDAELIIVTGMADIRGAIDALRGGATDYILKPLDPDALRASLARALDRRALRLAKRRSEDAFRTLVESAEAVIIITRLDRSIVYFSSFAERLTGYRVEEVVGQNFRDRLIHEQDRTLTDEAMHRLGVGESVRGLECRLRSRDGSSRCLVWNARRLDDYEGEGAILAVGHDITDLKQAQQRALQAERLAAIGQMVTGLAHESRNALQRGQSCLEMLALKVADRPEALDLIRRTQQAQDHLHHLFEDVRSYAAPIRLESGRFDLTTVWREAWSYLEPTVREQSATLNEWIEAPETRCWLDPFRLVQVFRNIFENALSAGTAPVAIQIQCVSTRLDGIDALQVSIRDNGPGLTTEQADRIFEPFFTTKARGTGLGMAICRRIVEAHGGRIAVGPPGVPGAEILLTLPREPS
- a CDS encoding response regulator; this encodes MNDPAPAILLVDDDIDACRNVSDILNDLGYRVDIAHEGQAALELANQRPYDVAVLDFKMPGMDGVTLYRHLRARHPGIVALLLTAYASEDTATAARSAGTWRVLRKPVDIPALLGLINEAVGQPIVLVVDDDLDLCENLWDMLRSRNIRVCTAHDSIQAVNRLKEARYQAVLIDMKLPGSDGCSVFRTVREVDPHARTVLITGFRPETEPLIEVALAEGADAVCYKPFDSPALIALLERLVGPTPSQSR
- a CDS encoding protoglobin domain-containing protein, which translates into the protein MGDTDRILSRHRDVKRYLDWDEQNDFERLVGLQPIITPHFPALIADFYAEIQRHPGASSVITGGEEQVARLKATLHQWLDDLFRTPPDDEYAQRCWRIGRRHAEIGLDPLFVIAAMARLRSAMCRVLRSSWTGEFERLAESLRSLYRRLDLDLALIQDAYQAESEDRLQRAERMATLGQVAGGLAHELRNPLNVVKTSVYFLKNARSASAEKVAEHLQRIGRGVDRADAVITALSSFARLPAPEAQPTPVIDLVRESLEANPPDASVDVQVEIDPSLTVAVDPAQLQIVLGNLLRNANEAMADGGTLSVRTRTLENGRIELDVEDTGIGMAPELRDRVTEPLFSTKARGLGLGLAISREILTKNRGTLRIASEPGVGSIFTLVLNQALETGDRD